DNA sequence from the Alosa sapidissima isolate fAloSap1 chromosome 13, fAloSap1.pri, whole genome shotgun sequence genome:
GTGCACCAGGATGGGGGTGGTGAGGGGCAGTGGTATTTCGCAAGCACATTATCACAATCGAATTTGTGGAGGAACAGCTTataattgtttgtttttactTGGATAAATCTGTTCTCCCCCCAAAATCCGCCACAAAGCTTCCAAATCGGGCCTGGCACTTTCCAGGCCTCCAGCTGGAATGCTGTGGAGTGCTGCGGAGTGCTCTATGCCACATCTCGGCCTCCTCGCCTGCCTGCCTGACAGCCTCTGTCCTACCTGGCCAGCGACACGTGGCCGTCGTGCCATCTCCCTCACCCGTTCATCCGGCGGTCCGGCTGGCACGGTGACAGTCTGACTCCGCCATGGTTGGGTGGCCTTGAGAAAACACGGGCAACGATGCTCATAAGAGCCTTTCATAACAGCATTGTGTTGGATGTGAACCCAGCTGTTTGAAAGTGCCCAGGGGAGACAAAGGTGGCCTGTGGGCCAAGCAGGCTACTTATGCCAATGTGAGAGATTAGGGGGCTTAGCAGCTGGCTAAATACCAAACAAGGGCTTGACAGGGATTTGAGGCCCCCAGAAAGGCTGATCGTAAGAGTTAGGAAATCTCCACTTTGCAGCTTTGCACCAGGCATGTATGTTGATTAGCCCTCCGCAGTCacctcaaaacaaacaaacaaataaacaaagccAAGACACGGTAAAGGGCCTCTAAGTCACCAACCACAACAGTCCAGGAAACAGAGCCGTCAGATCTTCCTTTCCCAAGGAAAACaggggaaaaagaaaacaatgcaATTTTTTATTGCATATGTGGCTGTTTATGGTGTTCAATTTGTTTCAGTGTTATTAATATAGTGCCAAAACTCTATTAATAGTCTTAAGGCTCCTTACAGAGTCCAGAACCTGAACCCACCTGTTATTCTGTGTCATTCATAACCGGTTTTTAGAGTGTAGTAAACTCGGCTCTATGCTGGCCAATGAGGGATGACAatgatataaaatacacaacacaaaacatgtATGTTTAGATCAGGAAATGTCACAATTGGTCTCGTTTGGTCTATCTACAGTCAAGGCAAGTTATTcctacagagagagaaggagatggtcTGCACACTGTATGGGCTCCAAGAGATTGCCTGATGAAGATCTGTTGAGATGGAAACGTTGCCTTTTAAGAATAAATAAAGTATCATTACAACATAAAGTATCATTACAACATATTTAGGATGTGCGCACCCGTCTCTACAAAAAAAGTTATTTctacagcacatttaaaaaaacagaAGTTGACTCAATGTGTTACAATGATTTACAACAGTATGATGGCCTGCAATAGGCTACATGAGAGACAAGAAATAAAGGCATACAAAGTAGGAAGTTAATAGCTAAAACTATCAGTCAACTCATTCAAACACTGACTGAACTAAGCTTATACTCAAACACTGGCCCCTATACAAAAAACAGTTTGGTTATTGGGAGCGCCTCTGGCCTCGGCCATGTGTTTGTGACAGGAGTCTGATGACCCGAGAGGGCTTTTGCGTGACTAGTGATGGGGGTTTTCTCAGACTGTGTGACTAAACCCACAGTGGCGGGGGTGAAGTCTGTGTTTAAAGGCTGCCCCAGATTCCTTAATCTGGACAGGGGTCTGCTAAAACAGTTCACGAGCGCCTCAGGGAGAGCACAAAAGTGAATGGGGCTTACAGCCTCCCTCGGCAGGACTTTGACAGATTATGGAGAAATATTTGGCATATCCCGGTAAATCAGATTAGCATGTTGCAACTTTGACCGGTGAGGCTGAAAACTGCACTTGAGATGAATTCATAATTGCAGATAACTCAAGCAGAAGGAGAACGCTGGAATGACTTGCTTGAAGTGACCACAGAGGGAAAATGCAGAGAGACCAGAGGTACCTTCAGTAGAGTTCTGCCGCACCAATGAAAATACAACTTTAATGGCTCTGAAGAAATGTGACAGATTAATAAGGATTTCAAAATTGACAGATAGTAGGCCCTATATGCCGTTGCAAAATTGGCATCACCACGCCTACACTGAGAACTAAACTTACAGCTTTATACAACTAGGGCCTACTCCAATTGAATAATGATGACTAAGACATTATGGGAAAATGACAACCGATAGCCTACAAATATGTTAGAAATGTATACTACTATATAGGCCCTATgttatatgaaaatatgtttctGACTTCCATATTATCTTATAAAGTAACTTTTAACAAGTCTTCTAAATGTCTTATCAGGCAGGCTATTCGCCTACCCAGTTCAGATAACTTTGGTGTATGGTAGACTAGACTATATCAGGGTCAGAAGTGCCCCGGGGTTAAGTGCAGGACTGGACAGTAACAACAAGTCTCTTGGTTCTAGTTTAAACAAGCCAGTGGTGTAGCCTATCAGATattgcattaggcctacataggGCCATGAGGATTTGTGAGTTTGTTATAATTCTTTGAAGTCATTGGCCTATATGGAAAAAATGACTCAGTAATGTATGAAACAAATTTTGAACAACATACTAAGACAACCTACACAACtgcaaaaataggctacaataataataataataataataataataataataaaacatatattttaaGAAGGGCCACACTACCcttcattaaattaaagttgGCCTAGAATTGTGGCCTAATCCCTTAATAACAATTAAATGGCTATCCTTAGAAGTGTAATTCCtttataataaaaaatatatatttgctgTCCATTTTCTTTAATCATATGAATGTAAAAGAAATATATAGAGTTCTACCGGTACATTGCCAAATGTGCTCGCTCTCGGTGTTAGTGGCTGCTATGTTGGACCACATAGTCTGTGTGCTGGACACGTCAAGGGGAACATTGAAATCGGCTCCTCTCGAAGCAAAACAATAGATTTCAAAACAACCCACGTTAGCCGGCTAGCTGGCTATCAAGGCGTGCTCTGTCGCTGTGAAGCACAGATCTGCATACTGGGGTAAGTGGAGTCTTTTTTAAATTAAGAATAGAGAAGGTACTGTAGAGGTTTGTTGAGGTTCGTTGTTGAGAGGTTGTTCGTTTTTACCCTTTAGAAACAGCAATCCTATACCCAAAGCATAGTTAGCAACCAAGCTAGCTTGATAGCGGTGTTCTGCATCACATTCCCTGCATATCCCACTGGTATTATCGTGATATAACGCTGTTATAACACTCTGTAAGACCAAGTTCCCCATGGACTCTTTCTgaataagataaaaaaaactgtcGTTAAGTGACAATATGTTACATATGCATGCAAGAGACACTAGTAGGTTGCTGTTTTTAGCAGGGTGTAGCTATGCTAGCCGGTTTATCATCTCCAATGAATAGCATGTTTGCTCCTGTTttatgctagctagctagcgagaTTGTGTAACGATTTCATTTAGTCACAGTATTTACGTTAGGCTGAAGTAGACTCTGGCACTAGGCCTACAGGGTCGTGTCATAAACTATTTGTTgacttaaaaaaacaacatgggTATACAATGGCCCTGAACAGGTCGTGAAACTAACATTAGATATAATCTGTGGTTATTCACTGTTGTAATATATGTGTCTGATTACTTCAACACATTCGAGTTTTAACCTCGTTGTAACCTAACCTTCGTGTAACGCTGGTGCAACCAAATCACTGTATGCAGATTGCAGATTGGCCGTGACAATACGTTACATTTTCTTTTGCAGGAAAACATTGGATGTTTGATGGGGGGCTAGGCACTTTGACTGTAGTTTGCAGAACAAAGTTTCCCAGGATTAATCCGTCTGTGACCGACGGAGATTCAGAAAGGCCGCTTGTGTGAGGGGTGCCCGATGGCCACAGAGGACATGGAGGGCATGTGTGTGATGCCAGACATGACTGGCATCAAGACAGAGCACCCGGTCGGCGTGGGCGCATCGGAGGACCCCGGTTCGCAGAACGTCGCTATGGGGATCAAGTTCATCCTGCCAAACCGTTTTGACATGAATGTGTGTTCGCGTTTCGTCAAGTCGCTTAACGAGGAGGACAGCAAAAACATCCAGGATCAGGTCAACTCGGATCTTGAGGTGGCGTCAGTCTTGTTTAAAGGTAATCCGgccaccatcaccaccctccatacacacacgacTCGGATCTTATAATGGCGTGAGCAGTGCACAACCCCCCATATGAAACCACTTACTGCTAGTCTGCAGATCATCACAGACAACAACTCAACTGTCTTAGAAGTACCTTCACCTTCTACAATAAGCAAAGGGTAAAAGTACTGAAAGTAAAATGCAATTTTTTCCCTATTCTTCAGACATGATGTCTTATCCTGATGTGAGCCTtctttcctccccccccccacacacacacacatacacacacacacacacagagaaatccaTGCCCTTAATCTCTCCTGAACTGTTCCTTGCTTGCTTTCCCTCGGCCAGCGGAGTGTAACATCCAGACGTCTCCCACTCCGGGGATCCAGGTGCGGCACGTGTACACACCGTCCACCACCAAACACTTTTCTCCCATCAAGCAGTCCACCACGCTGACCAACAAGCACCGCGGCAACGAGGTGTCGTCCACACCCCTGCTCGTGCACTGTGAGTAGCCATCGTCCACCAGGGCACCTgtgtctcacctctctctcacacttacacacagacacagacacagacacagagacacagacataaagacacatacaaatttccctcacgggatcaaaaagagtatatatactatactatacatacacacacacacacacacacacacaagcccagatACTGACAGCACAGCAGCATAGATAATCTGTGGTAAAGCAATATTCTGTCGTAGATGCTTTTTGCTTGAATCTTCTCCAAGAACAACGACTGACAGAGGAAGTTGTTAACCGACCAACTATAGGGGCCCAGATCCAAAGAGTGACTCAAATATACTTTTGGTTTGAAGTCATAAAGAATCAGCTGAAGAGTTGAAAGAATGATTTTCCACTTactcagtgacacacacacacacacacacacacacacgcacacttggcTGTAACTCATTATTGGGGATCAACTAAAGCGATAGTGCAGACATGTTTGTCGACCGCCTCAGTCCTCAGCTCATTTTATATGTCCATTCCATTTTAACCATTTTGGACTGAGATGTAGTTTTATTGAAGAAGAGCAAGCTGTGCTGGACCTGCCTGCTCTAACTGGGTCTTGGCTGCGTGGTCTGTCTGGGCCTTGGCTAGACCTGTGCGGTCGGACTGGTATGACTGGCCGTGTCTGTCTCTTTCAGCTCTGTCCATCCACCAGCTGGCTGCGCAGGGGGAGATGGTCTACTTGGCCAGTCGCATTGAGCAGGGTGAGTGAGCGCGACTGGGCTGGGTTGGAGATTTGCATAGActgatatatatacagtatgcagaTATATGTTATTTACTATATGCAGATATATATTATTTACTCCCTGTGGCTGATATGTATATAGTCAATGGATTATCCTATAATATATATTAGTTATTCTCTGTACTGCAAGAGAGACACCAATGGCCGGAGACAAATCccttgtgtgtgttgacatACTTGGCCAGTAAAGCACAGTTCCGATTCAGTTTCTGACCTCTCAaaccagggatggaaattagcccCCACCACCCGCATAATGCGGGTGAATTTGTGTACTGGCGGGTGAATTTAGTCaacttaccagccactgtgTTGGGAAAAATAAATAgagcataccacaaatagtcagaTCCGGTCTAATTTTCATAGGTATTGAtggttaaaaataagaaagtgtctATAGGGATCATGTAATGTTGCCAACTCATAAGGGTAAATTGTGCTGATTAGCAGCGGGTAGATTTTttgaatccaccagccacagtggcaggtggACAAAATATTGAATTTCCATCCCTGTCTCAAACACACTGCTTTTATCATACAAAACCATCAAGCACAAATTCTGATAAACAGACTGTTTGTGCGGTTGCTGTTAAACAACATTATCTACTGATTTCGAAATGTACTGCAGTGATGTGCCTTCTCATTTGTGTATGATTCAGTTACTAGATGGGTGATTGACAGCTAAGTGGTTATGTCTTGTCCAATCAGAGACCGTGATTAACCTGCAGGACGAGGAGGGCTTCACGCCTCTCATGTGGGCCGCAGCTCACGGCCAGATCGCTGTCGTCGAGTTCCTGCTACAGAACGTAAGACATCACCACAGCAACACAGTCAACACATCGTATCACCGTGGCAATGGGGTCAACAGGAAACCACAGACAGGAAATATGATATGCGATGTGTACTCACACTCTTGTTGTCACTGGTGCTCAGTTTGATGGACAGCCAGACTAGCAGAAGTCCA
Encoded proteins:
- the ankra2 gene encoding ankyrin repeat family A protein 2 — protein: MATEDMEGMCVMPDMTGIKTEHPVGVGASEDPGSQNVAMGIKFILPNRFDMNVCSRFVKSLNEEDSKNIQDQVNSDLEVASVLFKAECNIQTSPTPGIQVRHVYTPSTTKHFSPIKQSTTLTNKHRGNEVSSTPLLVHSLSIHQLAAQGEMVYLASRIEQETVINLQDEEGFTPLMWAAAHGQIAVVEFLLQNGADPHVLAKGRESALSLGCSKGYTDIVKMLIECGVDVNEYDWNGGAPLLYAVHGNHVRCVEILLESGADPTMESDSGFNAMDMAVAMGHRHVQQVMEAHLLKLLQGIKE